A single Elusimicrobiales bacterium DNA region contains:
- a CDS encoding tetratricopeptide repeat protein codes for MNIASALRRPGAAKHVIASALIALLTLAAFWPALRAGFINWDDPDYLHNNPAVVAPGWGKVFAPVSAANSLVLYQPLTFLSYRLEYMAAGLKPAVYHADNVALHIINGIAFYWLALELGLAFPAAAFAAALFAVHPAHAESVSWISGRKDLLCSFFFLFSLLAYLRGRLAASAVLYAAAMLSKPTIAGGAFIFPLLDWHRGRAPDRKMFLEKLPFFLAAAAAILLTFKTGGGLISRAAHSGGAGLADRFALCGHGLLFYLGKLLFPAKLSAIYPLVWLPDNIFLKYLPSAAFIGAAFCFFRLQVLRPYAFGLGFFALAVSQMLPFGEVFPADRYIYIAAAGVFLAAGVLFGQAYAKAKIPAAVCAAALILACGWLCFDRAKLWGDPPALWSDALRQKPVWSGSVKLFRATFLPYVLYNRGNTYLERKEYMPAQNDFTAALELNPYQAAEGLYNNRGMTYAAMGRHDLAAADFTKAIAAGDSSVYHAYLNRGLAYCNLKRYSEAMADFNKAAELQPVSMAWDLRGQLYLFVLMRYDKAAEDFEKAVKLEPQNPQTQNHLGVAYLALNRYDAAAQAFGAALAVAPDFAQAYVNRGIAYGRGGKHAQALEDFNKALSLEPGNPAALAGRRMAESSLGAKR; via the coding sequence ATGAACATCGCATCAGCCCTGCGCCGGCCCGGCGCGGCAAAACATGTTATTGCCTCTGCCCTGATTGCCCTGCTGACGCTGGCGGCGTTCTGGCCCGCGCTGCGCGCGGGGTTCATCAACTGGGACGACCCGGATTATCTGCACAACAACCCTGCCGTCGTAGCTCCGGGGTGGGGGAAGGTGTTCGCGCCGGTTTCGGCGGCGAATTCGCTTGTGCTGTACCAGCCGCTCACATTTTTATCCTACAGGCTGGAATACATGGCGGCGGGGCTCAAACCGGCGGTGTATCACGCGGATAATGTTGCGCTGCATATAATCAACGGAATTGCGTTTTACTGGCTTGCGCTGGAACTGGGGCTGGCGTTTCCGGCGGCGGCTTTTGCCGCCGCGCTGTTTGCCGTCCATCCGGCGCATGCCGAATCCGTGTCGTGGATTTCCGGCAGGAAGGATTTGCTGTGCAGTTTCTTTTTCCTGTTTTCGCTGCTGGCGTATCTGCGCGGGCGGTTGGCGGCGTCGGCGGTTTTATACGCGGCGGCAATGCTTTCAAAGCCGACAATAGCGGGCGGAGCTTTCATTTTTCCGCTGCTGGACTGGCACAGGGGCCGCGCGCCGGACCGGAAAATGTTTCTGGAAAAACTTCCGTTTTTTCTGGCCGCCGCGGCGGCGATACTGCTTACTTTCAAGACGGGCGGGGGGCTGATTTCGCGCGCGGCGCACAGCGGCGGCGCGGGCCTTGCGGACAGATTCGCGCTTTGCGGACACGGATTGCTGTTTTATCTGGGAAAACTGCTGTTTCCGGCGAAATTGTCGGCGATATACCCGCTGGTATGGCTGCCGGACAATATTTTCCTGAAATATCTGCCTTCCGCCGCTTTTATCGGCGCGGCGTTTTGTTTTTTCAGGCTGCAAGTTCTGCGGCCTTATGCCTTCGGGCTTGGATTTTTTGCGCTGGCGGTTTCGCAAATGCTGCCTTTCGGCGAGGTGTTCCCGGCGGACCGCTACATTTACATAGCGGCGGCGGGGGTTTTCCTGGCGGCGGGAGTTTTGTTCGGGCAGGCTTATGCCAAAGCGAAAATTCCCGCCGCCGTCTGCGCCGCCGCGCTGATTCTTGCCTGCGGCTGGCTGTGCTTTGACCGGGCGAAACTATGGGGCGACCCGCCCGCGCTGTGGAGCGACGCGTTGCGCCAGAAACCCGTATGGAGCGGCAGCGTCAAACTTTTCCGCGCCACATTCCTGCCCTATGTTCTTTATAACAGGGGAAACACATATCTGGAAAGGAAAGAATACATGCCGGCGCAGAACGATTTCACCGCCGCGCTGGAACTGAACCCGTATCAGGCGGCGGAGGGGTTATATAACAACAGGGGCATGACATACGCCGCCATGGGCCGCCACGACCTTGCCGCCGCCGATTTCACCAAAGCCATAGCCGCCGGGGATTCCAGCGTGTACCACGCCTATCTCAACAGGGGGCTGGCGTACTGCAATCTGAAACGTTACAGCGAGGCTATGGCGGATTTCAACAAGGCGGCGGAATTACAGCCCGTTTCCATGGCCTGGGATTTGCGCGGGCAGCTCTATCTTTTCGTGCTTATGCGCTATGACAAGGCGGCGGAAGATTTTGAAAAAGCGGTAAAGCTGGAGCCGCAAAATCCGCAGACGCAAAACCATCTGGGCGTGGCCTATCTGGCATTGAATCGCTATGACGCGGCGGCGCAGGCTTTCGGTGCGGCATTGGCTGTTGCGCCGGATTTCGCGCAGGCATACGTCAACCGCGGCATCGCATACGGCAGAGGCGGCAAACACGCGCAGGCATTGGAGGATTTCAACAAAGCCTTGTCGCTTGAGCCGGGCAACCCCGCCGCGCTGGCGGGCAGGCGGATGGCGGAATCCAGTCTGGGGGCAAAGCGATGA
- a CDS encoding tetratricopeptide repeat protein, translating to MTSSGNPPAAPVPAKPGFRADIARPVLAAAALAAVAAVYWPAAGAGFFTWDDAGYVTNNPAVTGRGWGAVFSTSPFGGFYHPLAFLVYKVLYSAFGPQPAAFHLTNISLHLLNCALFYRLALALGLEFAGAVFAAALFALHPMRAESVAWISGMKDPLCCAFFLGALLVYLRYLKSLNWRLLAASAALYAAAVFAKPTIGAGALVFPLLDWRQRRGWSGKIIAEKIPFFLAPAAAALLSFAIGGFLLAAPQSVGDMGFNAGGRIALCGWGILFYLKKLLFPLHLSALYPLVVPPEGFFAAYWPLAAFIALLAWLFRAEKRQYAFGLAFFALAILPALPFFEVFPADRYTYIPAAGIFLIAGIWFGRACEKRKIAAAICAAVLFLTLGQFCARRAALWGRPLDLWNDVLAKNLPPSGGAPLKYYKLAFLPNALLNRGNAYLAMKKYPEALNDYSAALQLNPNQGRAGIVNNMGNIRNVSGDYAAALADYSEAIRLGYNEAYINRGIVYYNLRQYDSALSDFGRIIELQPLRAEGFFRRAGVCLALGRHEDAAADYSRALALDPNQPEAYTNRGAAYTALNRYAEALSDYNAVVRLSPGSAAAYANRGIAYGRSGKHAPALEDFNKALSLEPGNALALAGRKVAIDSLSRAGAK from the coding sequence ATGACTTCGTCAGGGAATCCGCCCGCCGCGCCTGTCCCGGCCAAACCGGGATTCCGGGCGGATATTGCCCGGCCTGTTCTGGCCGCCGCCGCGCTGGCCGCGGTTGCGGCGGTTTACTGGCCTGCGGCGGGCGCGGGGTTTTTCACCTGGGACGATGCCGGCTATGTCACCAACAACCCCGCTGTAACCGGTCGCGGCTGGGGAGCGGTGTTTTCCACCTCGCCCTTCGGCGGGTTTTACCATCCGCTTGCATTTCTGGTTTACAAGGTTTTATATTCCGCCTTCGGGCCGCAGCCGGCGGCTTTCCATTTAACCAATATCTCGCTTCATCTGCTCAACTGCGCGCTGTTTTACCGGCTTGCTCTGGCTTTGGGGCTGGAATTTGCGGGCGCGGTTTTCGCCGCCGCGCTGTTTGCGCTGCATCCCATGCGCGCCGAATCCGTCGCCTGGATTTCCGGCATGAAGGACCCGCTGTGCTGCGCGTTTTTTCTGGGCGCGCTGCTGGTTTATCTGCGGTATCTCAAATCGCTGAATTGGCGGCTGCTGGCGGCTTCCGCCGCGTTATACGCGGCTGCGGTGTTTGCAAAACCCACCATAGGCGCCGGGGCGTTGGTGTTTCCGCTGCTGGACTGGCGGCAGCGGCGCGGCTGGAGCGGCAAAATCATCGCGGAAAAAATCCCGTTTTTTCTGGCTCCGGCGGCGGCTGCGCTGCTGTCGTTTGCGATAGGCGGCTTTCTGCTTGCCGCGCCGCAGTCCGTTGGCGATATGGGCTTCAATGCCGGCGGCAGAATCGCGCTGTGCGGCTGGGGCATACTGTTCTATCTGAAAAAGCTGCTTTTTCCGCTTCATTTGTCCGCGCTGTATCCGCTTGTGGTGCCGCCGGAGGGGTTTTTCGCCGCATACTGGCCGCTGGCGGCTTTTATTGCGCTGCTGGCATGGCTTTTCCGCGCGGAAAAGCGGCAATATGCCTTCGGGCTTGCGTTTTTTGCGCTGGCGATACTTCCCGCGCTGCCGTTTTTTGAGGTATTTCCGGCGGACAGGTACACCTATATCCCCGCGGCGGGCATTTTCCTGATTGCCGGCATTTGGTTCGGGCGGGCCTGTGAAAAGCGGAAAATCGCCGCCGCCATCTGCGCTGCGGTTTTGTTCCTGACGCTGGGCCAATTCTGCGCCCGGCGCGCCGCGTTGTGGGGCCGCCCGCTGGATTTGTGGAACGATGTCCTGGCCAAGAACCTGCCCCCCTCCGGCGGCGCGCCGCTGAAATATTACAAACTGGCTTTCCTGCCCAATGCCCTGCTGAACAGGGGCAACGCATATCTGGCCATGAAGAAATATCCCGAAGCATTGAACGATTATTCCGCCGCGCTGCAACTAAATCCCAATCAGGGCCGGGCGGGCATTGTAAACAACATGGGCAATATCCGCAACGTGTCCGGCGATTATGCGGCGGCCCTGGCCGATTACAGCGAGGCGATACGGCTGGGCTATAACGAGGCGTATATAAACCGGGGCATTGTCTATTACAATCTGAGGCAATACGATTCCGCATTGTCCGATTTCGGCAGGATAATTGAGTTGCAGCCTTTGCGCGCGGAAGGTTTTTTCAGGCGGGCGGGCGTGTGTCTGGCGCTGGGCCGCCACGAGGATGCTGCCGCCGATTACAGCCGCGCGCTTGCGCTGGACCCGAATCAGCCGGAGGCATACACCAACCGGGGCGCCGCATACACGGCATTGAACCGTTACGCGGAGGCTTTGTCCGATTACAATGCGGTTGTGCGGCTTTCGCCCGGCTCTGCGGCGGCTTATGCCAACCGGGGCATAGCATACGGCAGAAGCGGGAAGCACGCGCCCGCGCTGGAGGATTTTAATAAAGCGCTCTCGCTTGAGCCGGGCAATGCGCTTGCGCTGGCGGGCCGCAAGGTCGCCATAGACAGCCTGTCCCGCGCGGGGGCCAAATGA
- a CDS encoding tetratricopeptide repeat protein: MSIASALRRPGAAKHVIASALIAGLTVATFWPVFNAGFINGDDQQYVTANPLLPNRNWGSIFTKSHLGYYHPLTLLTYKIEYSLAGLNPAVFHTTNIMLHIANCWLAYYFALAVCANSGSALFAALLFAANPAGVESVAGVCGRKDVLCCLFFLGMLLMYMRYLKSRNVGWLIGSSVLFALALLSKPTIFMGVFTLFAIDWHEHRGWKPNIFAEKVPHLAAAAAVLAMSLRAGGFFMENTISEQSFTAAMGKAALAAAGALAFLHRLLMPIKLSVLYPYLTPPRGAAAIFLPVALCAAVIWLFRRKKRAYGLGISLFLLTLMPVLPFMGALPPSDRYLYIPALGVFLMAGAGLTHLSDNICRWRAGHSCGNLYAGGAYSAPDNMERSLRWFSPAKLVPKVFLPVAAACAVIAAAGLTAAGRARLWTDNLAIWNDAIAKYPLIVPLAYNNRGVVYYARGQYAQAVADYTRALELSPPGQVLYLLYGNRATAYMALNYFIRAEADFTKAVELKPDYNYVYPRRALAYAAMGYHDRAIADFTRALDMERNAAVYIARADAYIATLRYEKAIKDYNEAVRMAPALARVYANRGIAYGRSGKHAPALEDFNKALSLEPGNALAQAGRKVAMDSLSRAGAK; the protein is encoded by the coding sequence ATGAGCATCGCATCAGCCCTGCGCCGGCCCGGCGCGGCAAAACATGTTATTGCCTCCGCCCTGATTGCCGGGCTGACAGTGGCGACGTTCTGGCCAGTCTTCAACGCCGGATTCATCAATGGTGATGACCAGCAGTATGTAACCGCAAATCCGTTGCTGCCAAACCGGAACTGGGGAAGCATTTTCACAAAATCCCATCTGGGCTACTACCATCCACTGACATTGTTAACCTATAAAATTGAGTATTCTCTGGCTGGTTTGAATCCCGCGGTATTTCACACGACCAATATTATGCTGCACATTGCAAATTGCTGGCTGGCTTATTATTTTGCGCTGGCGGTGTGCGCAAACAGCGGTTCCGCGCTGTTTGCGGCGTTGCTTTTTGCGGCCAATCCAGCAGGGGTGGAATCCGTAGCCGGCGTCTGCGGCAGAAAAGACGTTCTGTGCTGCCTGTTCTTTCTGGGAATGCTGCTGATGTACATGCGCTATTTAAAAAGCCGCAATGTCGGCTGGCTGATCGGCTCGTCCGTTCTGTTCGCGCTTGCACTGCTTTCAAAACCAACCATATTTATGGGTGTTTTCACACTTTTTGCGATAGACTGGCATGAACACAGGGGCTGGAAGCCGAATATTTTCGCGGAAAAAGTTCCGCATCTTGCCGCAGCTGCCGCAGTTCTGGCGATGTCGCTGCGCGCGGGCGGTTTTTTTATGGAAAATACCATTTCCGAACAGTCTTTCACCGCGGCGATGGGAAAAGCGGCTCTTGCCGCCGCGGGAGCGCTGGCTTTTTTGCATCGGCTGCTAATGCCGATTAAATTGTCGGTGCTGTATCCTTATCTGACACCACCGCGCGGTGCCGCGGCGATTTTTCTGCCGGTGGCGCTTTGCGCGGCGGTGATATGGCTGTTCCGGCGCAAGAAAAGGGCATACGGTCTCGGGATATCGTTATTTCTGCTGACGCTGATGCCTGTGCTGCCGTTTATGGGGGCGCTGCCTCCTTCGGACAGGTATTTGTACATCCCAGCGCTGGGCGTTTTCCTGATGGCAGGCGCGGGGCTGACCCATTTAAGCGACAATATTTGCCGATGGAGGGCGGGGCATTCCTGCGGGAACTTATATGCCGGAGGGGCCTATTCCGCGCCTGATAACATGGAGCGTTCCCTGCGCTGGTTCTCGCCGGCGAAACTGGTTCCGAAAGTCTTTCTGCCGGTTGCGGCCGCCTGCGCGGTGATTGCCGCGGCGGGCTTGACAGCCGCCGGGCGCGCCAGACTGTGGACGGATAATCTTGCCATATGGAACGATGCCATCGCAAAATATCCTCTGATAGTGCCGCTGGCTTATAATAACCGGGGCGTGGTCTATTATGCGCGCGGGCAATATGCGCAGGCGGTGGCGGATTACACGCGCGCGCTGGAATTGTCGCCTCCCGGGCAGGTGCTGTATCTGCTTTACGGCAACCGCGCGACTGCTTACATGGCGCTGAATTATTTCATCCGCGCGGAAGCGGATTTCACCAAAGCGGTTGAGCTAAAACCTGATTACAATTATGTCTATCCCAGGCGTGCGTTGGCTTACGCCGCCATGGGCTACCATGACAGGGCCATAGCCGATTTCACCAGAGCTCTTGATATGGAGCGTAATGCGGCTGTTTACATCGCGCGCGCGGATGCGTATATAGCCACACTGAGATATGAAAAAGCCATTAAGGATTATAATGAAGCTGTCCGCATGGCTCCTGCCTTGGCGCGAGTTTATGCCAACCGGGGCATAGCATACGGCAGAAGCGGGAAGCACGCGCCCGCGCTGGAGGATTTTAATAAAGCGCTCTCGCTTGAGCCGGGCAATGCGCTGGCGCAGGCCGGCAGAAAGGTCGCCATGGACAGCCTGTCCCGCGCGGGGGCTAAATGA
- the dcd gene encoding dCTP deaminase: protein MIKSDSWIKRMSLERKMIEPYEENLNCEGKISYGPSSYGYDIRIADEFKIFTNVYMAVIDPKNFDPKAFVDYKGQCCVVPPNSFALGRSVEYFRIPRDVLGICLGKSTYARCGIVVNITPLEAEWEGHLTIEISNTTPLPAKIYANEGIAQLLFLGSDEVCKTSYKDRKGKYQAQTGVTLPRILACSK from the coding sequence ATGATTAAATCGGACTCATGGATAAAGAGAATGTCGCTGGAGCGGAAAATGATAGAGCCGTACGAGGAGAACCTCAATTGCGAGGGCAAAATCTCCTACGGCCCGTCCTCCTACGGCTACGACATACGGATAGCCGACGAGTTCAAAATTTTCACCAACGTCTACATGGCCGTCATAGACCCCAAAAATTTTGACCCCAAGGCCTTCGTGGATTACAAAGGCCAGTGCTGCGTTGTGCCGCCGAACTCTTTCGCGCTGGGCCGCTCGGTGGAGTATTTCCGCATTCCCCGCGACGTGCTGGGAATCTGCCTGGGCAAAAGCACCTACGCGCGCTGCGGCATAGTGGTCAACATCACCCCGCTGGAAGCGGAGTGGGAAGGCCACCTCACCATAGAGATTTCCAACACCACCCCGCTGCCGGCCAAAATCTACGCCAACGAGGGGATAGCGCAGCTCCTGTTCCTGGGCTCCGACGAGGTTTGCAAAACCTCCTACAAGGACCGCAAAGGCAAATACCAGGCGCAGACCGGCGTAACCCTGCCCAGAATTCTGGCCTGCTCCAAATAG